The DNA sequence CATTTAAACATCCTTCAGCAGTTCAATGATGACACTTGAAATTTTTTATACATGCACCCCCTTAACAGCACGATGCAACTCGGACTGATGGGGGTACAGCCCAGTTTTAATTTGACCTGCATCCATGGTATTTAAGCTCAAACAGGCAAAGTTTGAGGAACAGTGAAAGGCCTGTAGACCAAACCTATATTTTCAGTTCAGTGtttgggtgtctgtgtgtgagctgCTGAATGAGGAGGTGTACTCACCATGTTTTCATCGTACATCTCTATGTGGTAGGAAGTGCTGGGTCTTGGTTCTAAACTTCCATCACTTGTACTTCCAGAACCAGCTTCACGTAAGAGTGGGAGGAAATAGTGAGGGTTATGCTCTCTCTCAAACACAGATACACCGCATGTCAAAGTGGTGAAAAGAAAGTACTGTACCTGAGTTGCTGTGCAACACGGAGCCTTGGCTCTCCACAATTTGCCCAGTGGTCCACACTTGCACATGTTCAACACCGGCCTCCCTCGGGTGGGGCGAGGCTGGTGCGGGGCCGACGTCTTCAGGATCTGAGGCCCGTGGAGGTGGACGCAGGCAGGCGTGGGCTTCAGGGGCGGCGTGGAGCAAAAGCAACAGCCAGGCCTGTACCACCAGCGCCTCAGCCCGCAACTGGTCCTCCCAAGTGGAGGACTGGCCAGGTGtctttttcaaataataatagtagGCCAGCCAGATGGCCCACAGCACACCAGAGGTGCAGCTGGTGAAGAGCAGCCACAACATCCTGCACTGCATCTGCACCTGCCCCTGAGACGTGCCCCCGGCCAAGGTAATCGGCAGTGCTATCAGCAGGACCAGTCCATAAATGCAGGCCAAGGTGATATGCAGTGGCTGGTACTGGCAGACTGCTTGGCCTGGATGCTGCACAATTGCCAGAATCCACtcaaacatggctataactgGTACTACAGCCAGGCCTATCACCAGTGACGCAAGGGCCCTGAAGCTGGTGTGCCGGAGCAGTCGCACACCCTGGGTTACTTTGTAAGCAACGCTCAGGGCACACAGCACCGCCCAGAGCACGTGCCGAGCGATACAAACATCCTCCTGACTCTCAATGATGTGCGTAAAGCTGAGAGCAGAGAGCATGCAGATGGTGGCGAGCAGCAGGAGCAGCGGTGCCACCCCACTGCGTGCCTCAGGCTCTGTGATGCGCCGCAAGCGGCACAGCAGCACCAGGGCCAGGATCAGCGAGGCCAGGACCGCCACGCCTGCCGCTACTGTCACCACCACGCCCCACACTGCGTCCAGGTCGCACAGCGCAGTGAAGGGCCTCTTCAGGAGGGAGCCACAGCCTCGAGGAGGAGCCTCATCCTCCGCAGAGCTGTGGCCCACAagggagaggatgaggaggaTAGGGAACATGGTAGGGAATGCCATtgctgacagagagagagaggaagaaatCATTTTATGGGTGGAAGAGGCATTAGTCCATTATTAACAGTGTACCGCTATGTAGGAAACATCACCTGTGACAAAGTCAGATCGACATGCTATCAGTGTTTAACAACTGCAAAAAAGTGTATTGTAAGATAAGCAGGTTTCTACAGTTTAGGTAAACAAATGGAGAAGCAGAAGGATACATCCAAGTCTTTCAAAAGCAAAGAGACAAGTGGATGACTTTATAGCCCACCCTAATTATCCCCCCAAGACTTTGATGCCATCTGATGACaaagcaaaaattaaaatattttttcttaattCCCACAAAATTTTGCTACTAGCCTACTGGAATACTTCAGTCAAAAATGGAGTACAAGTCCAACGTGCTTTTCTTGTAATTGTATCCAGGTGTTTAGTGTTTTTGTACTCCACCTTCGTGTAAATTACTCAGGCCAGCATAATATTTAAATGACACATTTCGGATAGGGGGGGTACCTTGCCGATGTCTGTCGTATTCACCAAGTCTTAAAACACGACGTTCACCTGTGCTCATTTTCATCTGAATTCCCAAGTATTCTTTTAGCTATCTATCTATATGAGAACGCTTGTTATATAATGATCCGATTATTACGTGTTCTAGAACCTCATCAACGTGAAAACCGCCACTTTGAATACAAACAAGCAaaacttaaataaaaacaagcaaatgTGTCGAATCCCACTTCCCGCTCTTAACGCTCCATTGAACATGTGAAAGAAGACTTAAGGGTGTTTTTTATATTGGGGTGGCTTACGATATATTCGTTTGTCGCCTGCTCCTGCAGAAGTTCCCCGATGTTTGCGAAAGGCATCTTTATCAATGTCGCACTGAAAAAGAGCTACCACCATTGCAGTTTATTCCTACAACCTTTCAATTTGCTCTCTAAAGCATCCATTTCATCTATAATTATAAGCATCTTTTCGTACCAATCTTAATAAGCTTTTCGGGGAGATGGATAACCGAATATATAATAACTATTACAAATGGtgctaataaaatattaatctgaAGTGGCTGCAAATAAAAGCTCAAAGTCTTTATGAACGTaagataaagtccatattcctagtatttcggtttagatttttgTCAGGTGAAGGTGTTTATGAGCAGATATGtgtgtgagaaatttggtgatttttggtggcacTTTAAGTCACGTTAAGCCTTTTCACATCAAGCGCTGTAGAATGTCCCAAACTGGGGATAATGGCGAACCATCCGTGGATCCCATACATATGTGATTTTCGTGCACTTAACAGTGTTGGGCGGTAGCGAAGTACAATTACTTCGTTACTCTACTTAAGTCCGTGTTTCACATACCTGTACTTAAGTAGATTTAGCCGTGGGCTCGGTTCTGTGGGAGAACAGAAAACTAACTAACATTTTTCAGATCCTTTTTTCTTCTTGGGCAATTCCGTGTCAAATCAATAGATCTTTAGAACATTTCCATTCACGTTGGGGGGACATATTTTAGGCTTTTTatactttaatatttttaaaatgcccAATCATCAATCTGAACTAAATCTAGATGATCAATTTGGTTACAGACCCTGACCTCACCCTGGTAAGGACACCCCAGTccgccagatgggggcgctacagtgacaaattttgtgtttctgcctgtttctccagaactgtcaagcctgcAGCTGGCATTTATTGCCAGGACTTTTCACAATtgtcctaggattttcgcccagTCTATGTAAATCTGGtatcattcaaatcaggagacagtccttataaataattataagaAAAATCCTAAACTTTCCGTAAGGTACGGCCCATAGCCACACCCAGACCATACAGGTGCAATCATGACAGcaatatctcaggcctgcctcagccaatcatcaccaaacttgaatatatcctgtaggacagtactggggaagggccctccaaatgtggtgccaatcggtcaaacaggggctcTACAGCAATGTAATATGTCTGTTTAAACCTGGAAAACCAATGCAACTTACATTTTCCT is a window from the Paramormyrops kingsleyae isolate MSU_618 chromosome 21, PKINGS_0.4, whole genome shotgun sequence genome containing:
- the LOC111836594 gene encoding G-protein coupled receptor family C group 5 member B-like, with amino-acid sequence MKMSTGERRVLRLGEYDRHRQAMAFPTMFPILLILSLVGHSSAEDEAPPRGCGSLLKRPFTALCDLDAVWGVVVTVAAGVAVLASLILALVLLCRLRRITEPEARSGVAPLLLLLATICMLSALSFTHIIESQEDVCIARHVLWAVLCALSVAYKVTQGVRLLRHTSFRALASLVIGLAVVPVIAMFEWILAIVQHPGQAVCQYQPLHITLACIYGLVLLIALPITLAGGTSQGQVQMQCRMLWLLFTSCTSGVLWAIWLAYYYYLKKTPGQSSTWEDQLRAEALVVQAWLLLLLHAAPEAHACLRPPPRASDPEDVGPAPASPHPREAGVEHVQVWTTGQIVESQGSVLHSNSAGSGSTSDGSLEPRPSTSYHIEMYDENMEPMPSTSTAWQFW